The proteins below are encoded in one region of Vulpes lagopus strain Blue_001 chromosome 10, ASM1834538v1, whole genome shotgun sequence:
- the CD3D gene encoding T-cell surface glycoprotein CD3 delta chain produces MEHCRFLAGLILAVLLSRVSPFKVSVEELEDRVFLTCNTSVLRIEGTMGIQLPRSRTLDLGKRILDPRGIYRCNATEEQSDKTPYMQVYYRMCQNCVELDSATLAGIVITDIIATLLLALGVYCFAGHETGRSSKSADTQILLENDQLYQPLRNQNDAQYSHLGENWPRKK; encoded by the exons ATGGAACACTGCAGGTTTCTGGCTGGCCTGATCCTGGCTGTCCTCCTCTCCCGAG TGAGCCCCTTCAAGGTATCTGTGGAGGAACTTGAGGACAGAGTGTTCCTGACTTGCAACACCAGTGTCCTAAGGATAGAGGGAACTATGGGAATACAACTCCCACGCAGTAGAACTCTGGACTTGGGGAAACGCATCCTGGATCCACGAGGAATATATCGGTGCAATGCGACAGAAGAACAATCCGACAAAACACCTTATATGCAAGTATATTATCGAA TGTGTCAGAACTGTGTGGAGCTGGACTCAGCTACCCTGGCTGGCATCGTCATCACCGACATAATCGCCACTCTGCTCCTTGCTTTGGGAGTCTATTGCTTTGCTGGACACGAGACTGGAAGGTCCTCTAAGT CTGCTGACACTCAAATTCTGTTGGAAAATGACCAGCTCTATCAG CCCCTTCGAAATCAGAATGATGCTCAGTATAGTCATCTTGGTGAAAACTGGCCTCGGAAGAAGTGA